Part of the Elusimicrobiaceae bacterium genome is shown below.
GCGACGCGGAACGAGCCGCCCTTACTGCGGCGGTGGATTCAGCTCCCGAAGTGCGCGGCGCCGCGATCGGCACACTGGGCTTTATAAAAACCGACGAGGCGCGCGGCGCGATCTCTTCCGCGCTGATGGACAAAGACGAATCTGTCCGGCTGCAAGCCCTGCGCGCGACAGGCCGGCAGAAAGACCCCGCCGCCATTGAAAAGCTGCTTTTCGCCATGCACGGCGCGAATTTCGAAACGCGCCGGGAGTGCGCGCGCGCGCTGGCCCAGATCGGCGATCCCAAAACAACCGGCAATTTTGCCGAGCTGGCGCGGGACGAAAGCCCCGCGATCGGCGCGATAGCCATGCACGCGCTCGGCGCAATAGGCACCGAGCAGGCGCAGGCGATTCTGAGGCGGATAATCGGAACAGAAACGGTGAATTTCACAGTCCGCGCGGCGGCGGCCTCCGCGCTGGGTGCGGTTAATAACGATGACAACATTGATTTCCTTATCGAAACGGCGCGGTCCGGCGAACCTGAAATAGCCGCGGGCGCGGTGCGCGGACTCGGAAAATGCGGGAAAAAAGTGCTGGATCCGCTCTCCGATATCCTGAAAAACGGACAAACAGCCGCGCTGCGCCGGCTGGCGGGCCAGATGCTGGCTGGCATGAAAGACCCGGAATCGGTGCCGGAATTCGCGCGGCTGGCCCGGGATACAGCCGCCGGGCAGGAGCTCAGGCTGGACAGTCTTGACTGGCTTTACGCCGCCGATACGCCGGCGGCGCTCGCGGTTTTGAAAGAACTCTCGCAGGACAAAACTCCGGCCGTTTCCGCAAAAGCGCGGGAACTGCTGGCGAAAAAACAGGAGAAATTATGACCAGAACTTTAACGGCGCTAATGCTTGTTACCGCTCTGCTGGGCGGAGGAACGGTTTTCGCGCAGCCGTCAAAAAAGACGGCGGAGCTTATCACGCGGCTCGGCACGGCCCCGGTAAACGAACAACTGACGATTATCCGCGAACTGCTTAAAACGCAGGATGTGGAATCGGCGGCGGCGATAGCGGCCCAGCTTAAGAGCCCGGCCGCGCCGGTCAGGCTTTCAGCGGCGAAGGCGCTGGCAAAACTGTCCAGCGACGCCATGCGAGCCGAAGCCGCCAAAACGGTATTGCCGCTGCTGACCTCGGAGGACCGGCTGGCCCGCGCCAGCGCGCTGGACGCGGCTGGCTCGCTTAAACTCAAAGACGCGGTCTTAATTCTGCTTGATATCCTGAAAAACGAAAAAGATCCGCTGCGTTCGCGCGCCGCTTCCGCGCTGGGCCAGATAGGCGACCCTGCCGCCATCAAACCGCTGTTGCAGGCAATGAGCAGTCCCGGCGACTGGCAGCTGCAGGCCGCGGCCGCCGCCGCGCTGGGCGAACTGCAATACAAACCGGCCGCGCCGGTTATAATTGATTTGTATAAAAACGCCAATCTGGCCGCCAAAATCACGCTGGCGCGCGCGCTGGGCACACTCAAAAGCACCGAAGCGGTCAGCGCGCTGGGCGCGGGCGCGGCGGATTCTGACCTGCGGGTCAAGCTGACCGCGATAGCCGCGCTCAAGGAAATCGGTTCGCCTGACGCGGGCGTGTTTCTGGTTCCGGCGCTGGGCGACGCGGAACCCTCCATCCGGGCAGCCGCCGCCGACGCACTGGCAAAATGCTCGGCGGAGAACCAGCTGCCAGATCTGGAGAAATATGCCGGAACGGAAAAAGACGAAGCGGTAAAAGCGGCTTTCGGACGCGCCATAACGGCGCTTT
Proteins encoded:
- a CDS encoding HEAT repeat domain-containing protein; translated protein: MARYIGLLGFALALATGPGASAQTTQPLTQAEVLYNISKGTDTEKIEAIGNIDLLGDPEYAARLLAAAATDDRSIPVRTAALQQLSRFAKYGDAERAALTAAVDSAPEVRGAAIGTLGFIKTDEARGAISSALMDKDESVRLQALRATGRQKDPAAIEKLLFAMHGANFETRRECARALAQIGDPKTTGNFAELARDESPAIGAIAMHALGAIGTEQAQAILRRIIGTETVNFTVRAAAASALGAVNNDDNIDFLIETARSGEPEIAAGAVRGLGKCGKKVLDPLSDILKNGQTAALRRLAGQMLAGMKDPESVPEFARLARDTAAGQELRLDSLDWLYAADTPAALAVLKELSQDKTPAVSAKARELLAKKQEKL
- a CDS encoding HEAT repeat domain-containing protein → MTRTLTALMLVTALLGGGTVFAQPSKKTAELITRLGTAPVNEQLTIIRELLKTQDVESAAAIAAQLKSPAAPVRLSAAKALAKLSSDAMRAEAAKTVLPLLTSEDRLARASALDAAGSLKLKDAVLILLDILKNEKDPLRSRAASALGQIGDPAAIKPLLQAMSSPGDWQLQAAAAAALGELQYKPAAPVIIDLYKNANLAAKITLARALGTLKSTEAVSALGAGAADSDLRVKLTAIAALKEIGSPDAGVFLVPALGDAEPSIRAAAADALAKCSAENQLPDLEKYAGTEKDEAVKAAFGRAITALSGGKKKEPAPQAGQ